Proteins found in one Oreochromis niloticus isolate F11D_XX linkage group LG22, O_niloticus_UMD_NMBU, whole genome shotgun sequence genomic segment:
- the edn1 gene encoding endothelin-1, with amino-acid sequence MDIYVWISVLSVMYSWISSTVLSAPAGDALTASTVNQGRHVRTKRCSCASFQDKECVYFCHLDIIWVNTPERVVSYGLGNAPRRRRALADSSAPRSVPRCQCVRENDNTCLNFCRPENRLRYETTADVVIRSPGGDDGAGAQRKQKLAADTDRIKRLKNSSDKRAPPPALRAALKTHLLLEKWRVRQHHRARAWEGESVAS; translated from the exons TCCTGTCGGCCCCCGCCGGAGACGCGCTCACTGCCTCCACCGTCAACCAGGGGCGCCATGTGCGGACCAAACGCTGTTCCTGCGCATCGTTCCAGGACAAGGAGTGCGTCTATTTCTGCCACCTGGACATCAtatgggtcaacacacctga GCGCGTGGTCTCGTACGGACTGGGCAACGCTCCGCGGAGGCGGCGCGCGCTCGCGGACTCCAGCGCACCCAGGAGCGTACCTCGCTGCCAGTGTGTCCGTGAAAACGACAACACCTGCCTGAACTTCTGCCGGCCTGAAAACCGCCTCAG GTATGAGACAACGGCCGACGTGGTGATTCGCTCCCCCGGGGGCGACGACGGTGCTGGGGCGCAGCGCAAACAAAAGCTGGCAGCAGACACGGACAGGATTAAGAG GTTGAAGAACAGCAGTGATAAACGGGCACCGCCTCCAGCGCTCAGGGCTGCACTGAAAACCCACCTGCTCTTGGAGAAGTGGAGGGTGAGACAGCACCACAGGGCGAGAGCATGGGAGGGCGAGAGCGTGGCCTCCTAA